DNA from Triticum aestivum cultivar Chinese Spring chromosome 7D, IWGSC CS RefSeq v2.1, whole genome shotgun sequence:
TTATTCTTAAGACATGGACTTTTTATCGTTTAAGAGCATGTCATTTCTCTATTAAGAGCATTGGAATTTTCATCTATAACATGGTAATTTTTCTTTTTGGCATGACACCTTTTATTTTTGAAAATACAAAGCTTGGAAGTTTCTTAATATTATTTTCATCATAGGTTTTTTAGTGTCATGACATTTTTATTATATCAATCACgacattttttttgctttttaaaaTTTGCCATGTACGGCTCTCACACGATAGCATTTTTTAGCTAAAATACTGTTATTTCTTCATTTTGGCAAACTAGTAGTCTTTTATATACATGTCATGGCAAAAAGACATTTCTTTATGTGATTCTTTGTTTTAGACAAATAAAACACACAATATGGCATATTTTTATAATTGTATCATTGTAGTTTCTTTGAACTATTTTTGTTTTTCTGGGACGTTAGGCCTGCTACTTTTTTATAGTGGCTATAACCTGGGCATTCCTGACCATTTTTCTTTCCTCTCGCACGTGATGCTTTGTTAGCAACGTATTACCTAGGGTTTGCAAGGGGTTCGCGCTGGGGCGGATCCCACAATGAACGTTCCTCAGAGATTAGGGTCTAATAAGTTGGGTGGTGCAACCGTATCCAAATTCCTAAAACCATTGGAAAAAGTTAAACCCAAACGTTTCCAACTACATTTTGAAACAGAGATGGTTGAACTCAAACATTTGATGTGAACTAACGTATTAACAACACATTCGTTCCTAAAGTTTCGTTAATTATGCCTCCTCTTTCGAGCCTAGACTTGCCAGATAATAAGGTTGGAGGTGCAAATTTATCCAAATTTTCCCAAAACTATTGGACAAATTAAAACGAAAAACTTTTCCAACTACATTTTGATACTCAGAAGTCGGTCCTGAACCTTTGATGTGAACCAGTAACATATTAACATCACATTCTGTTCTTAAATTTCGTCAAGTCCGATTCCTCTTTCAAGCTTGCATTGGTCATATGATAAGCTGGGAGCTGCaaacatatccgaatttccaaaaCCATTGAACAAATCAAAACCCCAACGTTTCCACCTACATTTTGAAACAAAAGATGGTCAAACTTGAACCTTTGCTGTGAACTCACATATTGACAGCCCATTCTTTCCTTAAATCTCGTTCATTCTTCCACAATCAGATTTTTTTTTCCGGGGCCACATTGGTCAGGAAAACCCAGCATCAAAACTCATTCCCAAAACCATTAACAAAACCCCATGTTTGCCGCGCTCGTCCCATCTGGCCGTAGCTGTACCGATCCGGCCGGTGCCGTTTTTTACAAACGAAAAACCCGCAACCCGACGCGCCTGTATTTTGCCTCTGCGCGTACCCGTAAGGACCACACCGCAATCTCCTCTGCTTTCCACGAAGCGGACCCCGTCCAGCCAGCCAGCCCGCCCGGTTCGCCCGCCAGCGCACCCAAACGGCACATTTTCACCGTAGCCCCGCCCCGCTTATATATACACGACGAGCCTTTACCAGAATCCTTTACCCCGGCTCGCTCCCACCCCCACCTCCGTCCACGAGATTCGCCGCAGTCTGTCGTCTGGCTAGCTAGTGTGAGAGTGCGATCTGCTGATTAGCGTGCGCGTGTGATCCCGCCCGTGGATGCGCCTAGCTTGCCGCCGGCAATGACCTCCGCCGTCGCGAGTAGCCTGGTccctgcggcagcagcagcagccgcaccCACGTATGGCTGCCGCGCCTCGTTCGGCCGTGATGCACCTGAGGAGACGCCGGCTGTAGTGTCTTCTGCATCGCCAGCGCACCCCGCCGTGGCCGCGCCCGCGATCTCCAAGGACTTCATCGACTTCGAGTTCAGCCTCGGCGGGGGCGGCTGCACCACCAGCATGCTCCCCGCGGACGAGCTCTTCGCCGACGGGAAGCTGCTCCCGCTCCGCCGTGCCGATGcttctgccgctgccgctgccgcgccTGAGCCGGAGCCCGCCGCCGTGCCGGCTCCGCCCCGGCTGGAGGCAATGCCGTCGTCTCCGGAGCCGATGAGGCCGatccggggcggcgcggcggctggcgcCGCCGACCAGTACGTGTTCTCGCCCAAGGCGCCCAGCTGCTCGAGCCGGTGGCGCGAGCTGCTCGGGCTCAAGAGGGCCGCCGCCGCCCAGAGCCCGAGGACGCCCTCGCAGTCGCCGTCGCCAGCGGCCGCATTGGCGAAGACTCCCGggagaacgacgacgacgacgggctcGTCGGCGGCGAGGTCGCTCAAGTTCCTCCTGCAGCGGAGCAACGGCGGGCGTGCGTCCACGGGAACGGCGTCGGACCTCGCCTCGGCGCCGCTCCTCCGCGACAGCTCCGACTCGGAGGCCTCGCTCTCGCTCGCCTCCTCCCGCTtctcgcactcctcctcctcctcctcctccggccacgaCCACGACGACGTCAACCCGCGCTTCTCCCTCGACTCCGCCGCCGACCCCAACCCTCCCCGCCTCCGCCTGGTCCGCTCCTCGCACCGCCACTCCACGTCCAGCCGCGCGGCCCACAGCCCCGCGCGCCGCCGGCCGTCGCCGCCCAGGCAGGACGCGTCCAGGTGCCTCTCCGTGGACTCCCCGCGCATGAACTCCTCGGGCAAGATCGTGTTCCAGCAGGGCCTGGAGCGCAGCTGCAGCTCCCCGTGCAGCCTCCACGCGGCGGCCAGGTCGCGGTCCATGGCCCGCGCCGTCGACCGGTCCTACTCGTCCGGCGTCCGCGTGGCGCCCGTGGTGCTCAACGTGCCGGTCTGCTCGCGGCCGGTGTTCGGGTTCTTCAAGGACAAGAAGGAGTCGGCGACCAGCAAGGACTCGTCATCTACGAGGTCGTCGTCCCGGTCGTCGACCCTGGGCCGGAAGCCGACGCCGCAGCGGTGGAGCGGCGAGCTGCCGAGGCCCTGCGGGTGATCCGTCCGAGCCGAGGAGACGGCGGGCGGGCGATGGAGTGCGTCGTCGTGCATGGAAAGCGACGGGCTAGGCTAGGGACGCAATGATGGATGTGAAGGAATGCATAGCGCTTTGTTCGGTTTGTAACTGATTTGGTTTGTTCTTTGGGGTGCTGATGAGAAGGTCTAATCAATTGactgttcttcttttcttttctttctcttgacTGTAAATTTGGAGTTTTGCTCTTCTTCTCAATCCTCAAGGCCGTTGTAGCTAGCGCATCTGATTCTGATTTGGTTGCTTGAAAGACGAAAGATCACAAGATGTTTTTCCATCCAAACGGGTGCTGTTTTTGAAAAGATGCACATCTTGTCAACTTGATTCGAATGAGCAAATGATTCACACTCTTGTCATTGTTCAAACCAGCAAATGCATTGCTCTGCCGATCGATGGAGCTGGCATAGCGCTGTTACAAATGCAGGCAAACAGTGGGAGTGGCATTTCTAGGGCAGAGCAACGGGAGGTGGCGAGCCCCTCATTTTCCGTGCTTATCTGCATCGAAGTCAGCAGCCGTGGCAGGAGGCCAGCCACTAGCACTAGCCAGTAGGCGCCCGGTCCAGGGCCCATTTCATAGCTGAACAGGCCGGTCCAGAGCACTCAACAAGAGCTGAACCGCTCCGGCTTGATCTGGATCCATGGGCATCCGGTAGGGCACTGTGCCGCATGTGCTCGCCGTCTGAATATTCGCGCAGAGAAGAAAATTACTCCTCCGCCAGCGCCCTCAGAACTAAAATAGACACGCTGACACCAAAGCCTCCGTCCCCGCGCCCTGCATGCCCGTTACGGCATCATGGCCTCGCTCCGCCGCTGACATCCAACGTGGCCGCCGCGGGTCCCGTGCACGCTCCCGCGCCCATGTGGACTGACGCCGGGGAGGAGGCCCGCCATTTCCCTGCTCTCCCGAGCTTTTTAAATTCTGGCTTTCCCCCGCCCGGCCGTGTCCTTTTCCGGGGCGCCTTTCGCGCTCTGCGCCCTACAGCCACCCTTTGCCCCGCTCCAGGCTCTCGATCCGCTCCCGTGCAAGCGCCTGCCTCTGCCTGCGACGAGGACGATGACACCATGAGCCCCGTGGTACCGCTGGCCGCTTGCACTGCATCCCCTCGGCCATGGGGCAGAGCTGCCTCGACCGCATGCATGCGCGCGCATGCACGGGCGCGGCCGTTCTCGTCTCTCCTGGCTGGCTCGCTGCTGCTGCATAGGCGTGTGATGCAGTGCCGCAGCAGTGGCCGACGCGTGCGTAGGCCAGCGGAGGCACGGGGTAATGAGCGTGCGTGGCCCTGGGTACGATGGTACGTGCTCCGGCAGCCAGAGCGCCATTGGCGCGTAAGCGGAGGCCCGCCGAACCGTGCGTGTCgcccggccgatgacccggatcaGATCGCGTCTGCAGGCTACCACACCGCGACCGCGGCTAGCCATGTGTGTAGAGTGGCCGGATGGGCGCACCATAGCCTAACCACCATTACTGTATGGCTGTACGCTGCGTGTACCGTGCTACGGCGTAGGTGCTACGACGCTGGGCTAGACTATAGTACTAGTGAATGGAACAGTCGGTTGGAAGGAACATGCATCCCTAGCTAGCCTCTCGGGGTCGCAGTCAATGGCGTGGTAGTACAAACACAATGCAGACCACCGCTGGATCATCTCATCTCTCGCTCGAACAAACCACATTTGTTTGAGCGAGCAATGAGGAGGCCATGTGGCGCGCATTTGCGTCGGGCGAGCTAGCTGCCTGACCACCGGCAGAGATCGAGCCGAGCCCGCCCATGATGGCCAACGAAAGCCCTGTCGACACGAGCCTGGCTGAAAAGGTGAGAAATGGATAAAGAAAAGGGAGGAGATGCAGGCAGGCAGGCGCACTCGATGGTGAGCGCCTGAGCCCTGAAATGCACATCTTGGCATCTAGCACCAGTACAGTGATGACTGAGCGGCCGCAACGACAAAGGGAAATCATCATGGCCTGGCGTCTGGAGAAGGCTGAGACTCGGAGGCAACAAAGGAGGCGCAGAGACGGAGGGAGAGGATGCGGACTTGCGGAGCCCCGTGCCGCGCAGGCGCAGCGCTGCCGGGTCGGGTGCCCCATCATTTTTGGTGCGCGCCGGTCCGGCACTGTACGTCCGTGATGAGGCCGAGCC
Protein-coding regions in this window:
- the LOC123169147 gene encoding suppressor protein SRP40, which gives rise to MTSAVASSLVPAAAAAAAPTYGCRASFGRDAPEETPAVVSSASPAHPAVAAPAISKDFIDFEFSLGGGGCTTSMLPADELFADGKLLPLRRADASAAAAAAPEPEPAAVPAPPRLEAMPSSPEPMRPIRGGAAAGAADQYVFSPKAPSCSSRWRELLGLKRAAAAQSPRTPSQSPSPAAALAKTPGRTTTTTGSSAARSLKFLLQRSNGGRASTGTASDLASAPLLRDSSDSEASLSLASSRFSHSSSSSSSGHDHDDVNPRFSLDSAADPNPPRLRLVRSSHRHSTSSRAAHSPARRRPSPPRQDASRCLSVDSPRMNSSGKIVFQQGLERSCSSPCSLHAAARSRSMARAVDRSYSSGVRVAPVVLNVPVCSRPVFGFFKDKKESATSKDSSSTRSSSRSSTLGRKPTPQRWSGELPRPCG